One segment of Candidatus Fokinia solitaria DNA contains the following:
- a CDS encoding TrbI/VirB10 family protein has protein sequence MKNNTQNEKTTKSQNVAEDKKDNKQQVVKNSLNNTVLAKFLNLPLSHQIVVGCIIVLLVIILYSLFFRTKEKPKAPVVDAAVLQAEVITLPEQPAPQSVAPTLAQLEPPKVSVPLPPVAAIVSSNEESQDNAPESVKVQHNNENELQSMPVTQNAEAVGKAIKGTKDISKLLGENMIVFGGSSKTQDKNSNNQQFLGFDGGVIDKVKMKPSDSPKTMAMKLSDLDRTLLQGKIIEGVLENAISTALSDPGIIRAVISRDVYSENGRNVLIPKGSRVVGTYSAQGTAGQVTVAVIWNRLITPTGIDIKIDAKSSDKLGRLGVQGYMDDHWAGQLASAFLLSFIVPIITYKMTDQSDSEVVSNSGGNNNGVTTTTTALSQALSQASSSFQSVANNVVNNRFPQQIIMKVDQGAAINIFVSKDMYFGDE, from the coding sequence ATGAAAAATAATACGCAAAACGAGAAAACAACTAAATCTCAAAATGTTGCAGAGGATAAAAAAGATAACAAGCAGCAAGTAGTGAAGAACTCATTAAATAACACTGTTCTTGCGAAATTTCTCAACCTTCCTCTCTCTCATCAGATTGTAGTTGGATGTATCATAGTTCTTCTTGTGATCATTCTTTATTCGCTATTTTTTAGAACTAAAGAAAAGCCTAAAGCGCCAGTGGTAGATGCCGCGGTATTGCAAGCAGAAGTTATCACTTTACCTGAGCAACCAGCGCCTCAAAGTGTCGCACCTACGCTTGCGCAATTAGAACCTCCAAAAGTCTCTGTGCCGTTACCTCCAGTTGCAGCTATAGTATCAAGTAATGAAGAATCTCAAGATAATGCGCCAGAATCTGTAAAAGTGCAGCATAATAATGAAAATGAATTGCAAAGTATGCCGGTTACACAAAATGCTGAAGCAGTAGGTAAGGCTATAAAGGGAACAAAAGATATTTCGAAGCTTCTTGGAGAGAATATGATAGTATTTGGAGGAAGCAGTAAAACACAAGATAAGAACTCTAATAATCAGCAATTTCTTGGTTTTGATGGAGGAGTAATAGATAAGGTCAAAATGAAGCCTTCCGATTCTCCAAAAACAATGGCAATGAAATTGTCAGATTTAGATAGAACTCTGTTACAAGGAAAAATTATTGAAGGAGTATTAGAGAATGCGATCAGTACTGCACTTTCAGATCCAGGCATTATAAGAGCAGTCATTTCTAGAGATGTATATTCTGAAAATGGTAGAAATGTTTTAATACCGAAAGGATCAAGAGTAGTAGGAACTTATTCAGCGCAAGGTACCGCAGGGCAGGTTACAGTTGCGGTGATATGGAATAGATTGATTACACCTACTGGTATCGATATTAAGATAGATGCGAAATCTAGCGATAAATTAGGGCGTTTAGGTGTACAAGGATATATGGATGATCATTGGGCAGGGCAGCTAGCAAGTGCGTTTTTATTATCTTTCATAGTGCCTATCATAACGTATAAGATGACAGATCAAAGTGATTCTGAAGTTGTATCGAATAGTGGAGGTAACAATAATGGAGTCACAACAACCACTACTGCACTTTCTCAAGCACTTTCTCAAGCTTCTAGTTCATTTCAAAGCGTCGCAAACAATGTTGTTAATAATCGATTTCCACAGCAGATTATCATGAAAGTCGATCAAGGTGCAGCTATTAATATATTTGTATCCAAAGATATGTACTTTGGAGATGAGTAG
- the rpmC gene encoding 50S ribosomal protein L29 has product MKFSELHGKTLEELKKIELELRGTLLAKRLSKNVAGYKFVRRDIARVKTMITSICKKKVS; this is encoded by the coding sequence ATGAAATTCAGCGAGCTACATGGTAAAACTCTAGAAGAGTTGAAGAAGATAGAACTAGAACTGAGAGGTACACTTCTAGCAAAGCGTTTATCAAAGAATGTTGCTGGCTATAAGTTCGTCAGACGCGACATCGCTAGAGTAAAAACTATGATTACCAGTATTTGTAAAAAGAAGGTAAGTTAA
- the rplP gene encoding 50S ribosomal protein L16, translated as MFSPKKTKFRKAFKGKIKGAASSGTELSFGSYGLKALEPERITARQIEAARVAINKKLERAGKLWIRIFPDIPVSKKPAEVRMGGGKGGVEYWVCRVKPGKVLFELDGVTEQQARAAFSSAEARLPIKTKFVKHMFNVN; from the coding sequence ATGTTTTCGCCTAAAAAAACGAAATTTCGTAAAGCATTTAAAGGAAAAATCAAAGGTGCAGCTTCAAGCGGCACTGAGCTTTCTTTTGGCTCGTACGGATTGAAAGCGCTTGAACCGGAGCGCATAACAGCAAGACAGATTGAAGCTGCAAGGGTAGCAATAAACAAGAAGCTTGAACGTGCTGGAAAGTTATGGATAAGAATATTTCCTGATATTCCGGTATCAAAGAAGCCAGCTGAGGTAAGAATGGGCGGCGGTAAAGGTGGTGTAGAGTACTGGGTCTGTCGAGTCAAGCCAGGTAAGGTATTGTTCGAACTCGATGGAGTTACTGAACAACAGGCACGGGCAGCCTTCAGCTCTGCAGAAGCAAGACTGCCTATCAAGACAAAATTTGTCAAGCATATGTTTAATGTAAATTAA
- a CDS encoding TrbG/VirB9 family P-type conjugative transfer protein, with protein MKFLKTIALLVVCSAFSLSYSSAANITPMPLNKDGRIKLIHYKPNSVIKFVGHYLYNSIIEFAPDEKIETILMGISSGWQLHPEGNRIFLKPINDNAETNMTVITNMRMYFFEMHAEEAKGVDDPNIAFVTKFVYAQLITDFPSNASSSTTGAMHQRVDTPPDLSKPSLYNFRYQISGIAMSIEPVLIFDDGYFTYFRFKEMNGSIPAIFAVNDKLEEAMVNYRISYGYVVVERVANRFTLRNGKDVICVFNDGYYRQSDTFKEIMNITNMS; from the coding sequence ATGAAATTTCTGAAAACTATTGCACTATTAGTAGTATGTAGTGCTTTTTCACTTTCGTACTCAAGCGCTGCAAATATCACTCCAATGCCTCTTAATAAAGACGGGCGCATAAAGCTTATACACTATAAACCGAACTCTGTAATAAAGTTCGTAGGTCATTACTTGTATAATTCAATCATAGAATTTGCACCTGATGAGAAAATCGAAACTATATTGATGGGGATTTCAAGTGGATGGCAGTTACATCCTGAAGGTAATAGGATATTTCTCAAACCTATTAATGATAATGCAGAAACGAACATGACTGTAATCACCAATATGAGGATGTACTTTTTCGAAATGCATGCCGAAGAAGCTAAAGGAGTAGATGATCCTAATATAGCGTTTGTAACAAAGTTTGTTTATGCGCAGCTTATAACAGATTTTCCGTCAAATGCATCTTCTAGTACAACGGGCGCAATGCATCAGCGCGTAGATACCCCGCCGGATTTGAGTAAACCTTCTCTTTATAACTTTAGATATCAGATAAGCGGTATTGCAATGTCGATAGAACCAGTACTGATATTTGACGATGGATATTTTACTTATTTCAGATTTAAAGAAATGAATGGTTCTATACCTGCGATATTTGCAGTAAATGATAAATTAGAAGAAGCTATGGTAAATTACAGAATCAGTTATGGATACGTCGTTGTGGAAAGAGTGGCAAATAGATTTACGTTGAGAAACGGAAAAGATGTAATATGTGTTTTTAACGATGGATACTATAGACAAAGCGATACCTTTAAGGAAATTATGAATATCACAAACATGAGTTAG
- a CDS encoding bifunctional 5,10-methylenetetrahydrofolate dehydrogenase/5,10-methenyltetrahydrofolate cyclohydrolase, whose amino-acid sequence MQSSKIINGTSYAEEIFTLLREEIRNLKKLNIVPCITAIMVGDNPSSDTYVRIKKAKAKELGIEFHILKFGEDASLKQLSDTISEVNENSKVNGIIVQMPLPQHMLEDSHMLLNMISPHKDIDALNTYNIGGLISGTSHISPCTPQGIIYMLKKLFHSNIQGMNAVIIGRSKIVGLPLSHMLLRENCTVSILHSNTKDIVQHTKNADILIAAIGKKHFVKSHMIKEGACVIDVGITRYNSKLYGDVDFDDLYQKVSFISPVPGGVGPMTVACLMKNAITLTKLQHNLAIKS is encoded by the coding sequence ATGCAATCTTCGAAAATTATAAATGGTACTAGTTATGCAGAAGAAATTTTTACGCTATTGAGAGAGGAAATACGTAATCTCAAAAAACTTAATATCGTACCTTGCATCACTGCTATAATGGTAGGTGACAATCCAAGCAGCGATACTTATGTCAGAATAAAAAAAGCTAAAGCAAAAGAACTTGGTATAGAATTTCATATACTGAAATTTGGAGAAGATGCTTCATTGAAGCAACTATCCGATACTATATCTGAGGTAAACGAAAATTCTAAAGTAAACGGTATAATAGTACAAATGCCTTTACCGCAGCATATGCTGGAAGATTCTCACATGCTACTTAATATGATATCGCCACATAAAGATATCGACGCTTTAAATACATACAATATCGGCGGTCTCATATCCGGCACATCTCATATATCACCGTGCACTCCGCAAGGTATAATATATATGCTAAAGAAGCTATTTCACAGCAATATTCAAGGAATGAATGCGGTAATCATAGGAAGATCGAAAATTGTTGGATTACCATTGAGTCATATGCTATTACGCGAAAACTGCACGGTCAGCATATTGCACAGTAATACAAAGGATATAGTACAGCATACAAAAAATGCCGATATATTAATCGCTGCAATTGGCAAGAAACATTTTGTCAAATCACATATGATAAAGGAAGGTGCATGCGTGATAGATGTAGGCATAACACGGTACAATTCTAAACTATACGGAGATGTAGATTTTGATGATTTATATCAGAAAGTATCCTTCATTTCTCCCGTACCTGGAGGAGTTGGCCCTATGACTGTGGCATGCCTCATGAAAAACGCAATCACATTAACAAAGCTACAGCATAATCTCGCAATTAAATCATAA